A genomic stretch from Chryseobacterium sp. SNU WT5 includes:
- the dprA gene encoding DNA-processing protein DprA, protein MRSEETFYSIALRHCPLIGDVVFRKLVGEVGSAKEVWELSKTGLQNIFGIGKKIALEIGDPKHLKFAENEIEFCKKNNIVINLRHFGDLPILLNECEDAPAILYQKGKFDSLKKPISIVGTRNISLYGKQFIHNFIDGIKGGNAITVSGLALGVDAEVHEVSLDHHLATAAVLAHGFHTLYPSKHRKLSERILSNGGVLFTEFNSSQKPDRENFIQRNRIIAGLAPATIVVETAFSGGSISTATFANNYNREVYALPGRIDEKYSQGCNQLIYQNKAAVISTIPNLIDQLGFNNKSEKIGELFPNNEIRILLSDSQQKIIDQLDKRIPLSLDDISLKLEIPSYKILPDLLQLEISGYIRALSGRQYLAL, encoded by the coding sequence ATGCGCTCCGAAGAAACGTTTTATTCCATTGCACTACGGCACTGTCCGCTAATTGGGGATGTTGTTTTTCGTAAACTCGTGGGTGAAGTTGGTTCTGCAAAAGAAGTTTGGGAACTCTCAAAAACAGGACTTCAAAACATTTTCGGAATAGGTAAAAAGATCGCTTTAGAAATTGGTGATCCGAAACACTTAAAATTTGCAGAAAACGAAATTGAATTTTGCAAAAAAAATAATATTGTCATAAACCTTCGGCATTTTGGAGATCTTCCTATATTATTAAATGAATGTGAAGATGCCCCAGCCATACTCTATCAAAAAGGAAAATTTGATTCTCTCAAAAAACCCATTAGTATTGTCGGAACAAGAAATATAAGTTTATATGGCAAGCAGTTTATTCATAATTTTATTGATGGAATTAAGGGTGGAAACGCTATAACCGTTAGTGGTTTAGCTTTGGGTGTAGATGCGGAAGTTCATGAGGTTTCTTTAGACCATCATCTAGCAACCGCCGCAGTTTTAGCTCATGGTTTTCACACGTTATATCCATCTAAACATCGAAAACTGTCTGAACGTATATTGAGTAATGGTGGAGTATTGTTTACTGAATTTAATTCTTCTCAAAAGCCTGATCGCGAAAATTTCATACAACGCAATCGTATTATTGCAGGTCTAGCACCAGCCACCATTGTTGTTGAAACTGCTTTTAGCGGTGGTTCCATAAGTACAGCGACCTTTGCCAATAATTACAATAGGGAAGTTTATGCTTTACCAGGTAGAATTGACGAAAAATACAGCCAAGGCTGCAACCAGCTAATTTATCAAAATAAAGCAGCGGTAATTTCCACAATCCCAAATCTTATCGATCAACTGGGCTTTAATAATAAATCTGAAAAGATTGGTGAACTCTTTCCCAACAACGAAATTAGAATTTTACTTTCAGATAGTCAGCAAAAGATTATTGATCAGTTAGATAAACGAATACCTTTATCTTTAGATGATATCAGTTTAAAGCTTGAAATACCATCTTACAAAATTTTACCAGATTTATTACAATTGGAAATTTCTGGCTATATTAGAGCATTATCGGGAAGACAATACTTGGCTTTGTAG
- a CDS encoding rhomboid family intramembrane serine protease, which produces MRNKVLNYSALLYGTIMVALMWLGFLLQNLGWFTGCEGAIIPLNPSGLKGIFLSPFLHGSLEHIFGNSVPIFVLTFLLFQFYPFIAKKIFFLGWLLTGFLVWLLPPVDIYSGEFNAVCIIGASGIVYVLAFFIFFSGVFRWNMKLLTVSMVVALYYGSLIWGVLPEELFSSLSEPSRISWQSHLSGAIIGIMMAFIFRKNGEKKKKYIWEFPNYYSEKDDKLWQEYKENHPDDFLELPYQKKQSIWKHLDEIRKNE; this is translated from the coding sequence ATGCGCAACAAAGTCTTAAATTATTCTGCATTATTATACGGCACTATCATGGTTGCGCTGATGTGGCTGGGATTTCTTCTACAAAATCTGGGGTGGTTTACAGGTTGCGAAGGAGCGATAATCCCACTAAACCCTTCAGGTTTAAAAGGAATTTTCCTGTCCCCTTTTTTACATGGTAGTTTAGAGCATATTTTCGGAAATTCGGTCCCAATTTTTGTGTTAACTTTTCTGTTATTCCAATTTTACCCATTTATTGCAAAGAAAATATTCTTCCTTGGTTGGTTATTGACCGGGTTTTTAGTTTGGCTTTTACCACCTGTGGATATCTATTCGGGAGAATTTAATGCAGTATGCATTATTGGAGCCAGTGGAATTGTATATGTATTGGCTTTTTTTATTTTTTTTAGTGGAGTGTTCAGGTGGAATATGAAGCTCCTTACCGTTTCTATGGTGGTGGCGTTATACTACGGGAGTTTAATTTGGGGCGTTTTACCAGAAGAATTATTTTCGAGTTTATCAGAACCCAGCAGAATTTCCTGGCAATCACATCTTTCCGGTGCAATCATAGGAATCATGATGGCGTTTATTTTTCGAAAAAATGGAGAGAAAAAGAAAAAGTACATTTGGGAATTTCCTAATTACTATAGTGAGAAGGACGATAAATTGTGGCAGGAATATAAAGAGAATCATCCCGACGATTTTCTTGAACTACCTTACCAAAAGAAACAAAGTATTTGGAAACATCTAGATGAAATAAGAAAGAATGAATAA
- a CDS encoding DUF3078 domain-containing protein, giving the protein MRKLIIILFCFNSILILSQKDQNILGEIDSISQSRWNRTALDTDSLANPKFEKFVVHFKDTIVIGNKINLAASNDEIPVTPYNLLRLKDPIKWFYHGQNNIVFNQSSFSNWNSGGNNNIGIIGKLNYNISYKNNRHFLDNNIQLGYGFVSSQSEASRKTEDYINLITNYGYDIGRNYYLSTGFQFLSQFAAGYNYTATPDPTFEDRISRFLSPGYLYAGVGILYNPSENFQVIVRPLNGKFTFVTDPYLQKAGKYGLEKDGQSMRSELGALVNILYRVKILKDINLVNQVNFFSNYVFHVERVDIAYNGTLNIKFNKFINTQVSLDLLYDHDQTQKLQLKQTLGVGFSYNFGFEIKEKNKKMIKPFVANK; this is encoded by the coding sequence ATGAGAAAGTTAATAATCATTTTGTTTTGTTTTAATTCTATATTGATTTTATCGCAGAAAGATCAAAACATACTGGGAGAGATTGATTCGATCTCGCAAAGTAGATGGAATCGCACTGCACTGGATACAGATAGCTTAGCGAATCCTAAATTCGAAAAATTTGTGGTTCATTTTAAAGATACTATTGTCATTGGGAATAAGATCAATCTTGCAGCGTCTAATGATGAAATCCCAGTAACTCCATATAACCTTTTACGGTTAAAGGATCCAATAAAATGGTTTTATCATGGTCAAAATAACATTGTTTTTAATCAGTCATCTTTTTCAAATTGGAATTCTGGTGGGAATAATAACATTGGAATTATCGGTAAACTTAATTACAATATCAGCTATAAAAATAATCGACATTTCTTAGATAATAATATACAGTTAGGTTACGGTTTTGTCTCTTCTCAGTCGGAGGCTTCACGAAAGACGGAAGACTATATTAACCTGATTACCAACTATGGCTATGACATCGGGAGAAATTATTATTTATCAACAGGATTTCAGTTTCTTTCCCAGTTCGCTGCAGGATATAATTACACCGCCACTCCAGATCCAACTTTTGAAGACCGCATTTCCCGTTTCTTATCACCGGGTTATTTATACGCCGGAGTCGGGATTTTGTATAACCCAAGTGAAAATTTCCAGGTAATCGTACGACCACTGAATGGTAAATTTACCTTTGTGACTGATCCTTATTTGCAAAAGGCCGGTAAGTATGGTCTTGAAAAAGATGGTCAATCCATGAGATCAGAGCTCGGTGCTTTAGTAAACATCCTTTACCGGGTAAAAATACTAAAAGATATTAATCTGGTTAATCAAGTTAACTTTTTCAGCAATTATGTTTTTCATGTGGAACGAGTTGATATTGCATACAATGGAACACTCAATATTAAATTCAATAAATTTATCAACACCCAGGTGAGTTTGGATTTACTTTACGATCATGATCAAACGCAGAAACTGCAGTTAAAACAAACCTTGGGCGTTGGCTTCTCCTATAATTTTGGTTTTGAGATCAAAGAGAAAAATAAAAAAATGATCAAGCCTTTTGTAGCAAATAAGTAA
- a CDS encoding YifB family Mg chelatase-like AAA ATPase: MLVKIYGSAIFGVSAQTITIEVNVDTGGVGYHLVGLPDNAIKESSYRISAALKNIGFKIPGKKITINMAPADLRKEGSAYDLSIALGILAASEQIKAENIGEYLIMGELSLDGGLLPIKGVLPIAIKAKEEGFKGIILPKLNIREAAIVSELEVYGVDNIKEVVDFFNEGIPLERTTIDIRKEFQEKIHHFPNDFSEVKGQETAKRAMEVAAAGGHNIILIGPPGSGKTMLAKRVPTILPPLTLREALETTKIHSVAGKIGTETSLMTIRPFRSPHHTISDVALVGGGSYPQPGEISLAHNGVLFLDEMPEFKRTVLEVMRQPLEDREVTISRAKFTVNYPASFMLVASMNPSPSGFFPDDPNNTSSQFEMQRYMNKLSGPLLDRIDIHIEVQKVEFEQLADKRKGEQSDDIRRRVLIAREIQSNRYKDSDIHYNAQMGPRDIEKFCELDEASKTLIKTAMDKLNLSARAYDRILKVARTIADLEQAEILNAAHISEAIQYRSLDREFWNV; encoded by the coding sequence ATGTTAGTAAAAATTTACGGGAGTGCCATTTTTGGAGTTTCTGCACAAACAATTACAATAGAAGTTAATGTTGATACTGGAGGCGTAGGGTATCACTTGGTTGGACTCCCAGATAACGCAATTAAAGAAAGCAGTTACCGAATTTCCGCAGCTTTAAAAAATATCGGTTTCAAAATTCCAGGTAAGAAAATTACCATCAACATGGCGCCGGCGGACTTAAGAAAAGAGGGATCTGCTTATGATTTAAGTATTGCCCTGGGTATTTTGGCTGCCTCGGAACAAATCAAGGCAGAAAACATCGGAGAATACCTCATCATGGGAGAATTATCTTTAGATGGTGGATTATTGCCCATAAAAGGAGTTTTGCCAATCGCCATTAAAGCAAAAGAAGAAGGATTTAAAGGAATTATTTTACCCAAACTCAATATTCGCGAAGCAGCAATCGTGAGTGAATTAGAAGTTTATGGCGTTGATAACATCAAAGAAGTTGTTGATTTTTTTAATGAGGGAATTCCTTTGGAAAGAACCACAATAGATATTCGCAAAGAGTTTCAGGAAAAAATTCATCATTTCCCAAATGATTTTTCAGAAGTGAAAGGCCAGGAAACAGCCAAAAGAGCAATGGAAGTGGCGGCGGCAGGCGGACATAATATTATTTTAATTGGGCCGCCAGGAAGCGGGAAAACCATGCTTGCAAAAAGAGTTCCGACCATATTGCCACCTTTAACGTTAAGGGAGGCCTTAGAAACGACCAAAATTCATTCTGTGGCAGGAAAGATAGGCACAGAAACTTCCTTAATGACCATTCGTCCTTTTAGGAGTCCTCACCATACTATTTCAGATGTAGCATTAGTTGGAGGCGGAAGTTATCCGCAACCGGGTGAGATCTCACTAGCCCATAATGGCGTTCTTTTTCTTGATGAAATGCCGGAATTCAAACGAACCGTTTTAGAAGTAATGCGCCAACCTCTCGAAGATCGAGAGGTAACTATTTCAAGGGCAAAATTCACCGTGAACTATCCCGCAAGCTTCATGTTGGTAGCAAGCATGAATCCAAGTCCGAGTGGCTTCTTCCCGGACGACCCCAATAATACCTCTTCACAGTTCGAAATGCAACGGTATATGAATAAACTTTCTGGACCGTTACTTGATCGAATCGATATTCACATCGAAGTTCAAAAAGTAGAATTTGAACAACTTGCAGATAAAAGGAAAGGTGAACAAAGTGATGACATCAGAAGAAGAGTGTTAATTGCACGAGAAATTCAAAGCAACCGATACAAAGATTCTGACATCCACTATAACGCCCAAATGGGTCCCCGAGATATTGAAAAGTTTTGTGAGCTTGATGAAGCTTCAAAAACACTTATTAAAACTGCAATGGATAAATTAAATTTGTCCGCCAGAGCTTACGACAGAATTTTGAAGGTCGCACGCACGATTGCTGATTTGGAACAAGCAGAAATATTAAATGCTGCTCATATTTCAGAAGCAATTCAGTATCGAAGTTTGGATCGCGAGTTTTGGAATGTATAA
- a CDS encoding IS1595 family transposase — MNIFSFGVEFSSEEDCISHFKAERDKIGVSCKCGKTDFFWIKSRLSYECKSCRKRTTLRSGTIMENSNLSFLVWYKAMFLMSATKKGFSAKEMQRQLGLKRYEPVWAMMHKLRKAMGKRDERYTLEGMIEMDEGYFTVESRELEQEKGIRGRGAVGKQNVAVMAESTPLENIETGETSKSCRYFKAIVLEDHTAEGINETIKESLAESSIVFTDQSTSYVDISQLVEIHISEKSSKETTKDTLRWVHIFISNAKRNLLGNYHKIKRKNLQLYLNEFVYKLNRRYFEDKLFDRLVLASITGV; from the coding sequence ATGAATATTTTTAGTTTTGGCGTAGAGTTTAGCAGTGAAGAGGATTGTATATCTCATTTTAAAGCAGAACGTGACAAAATTGGCGTTTCCTGCAAGTGCGGAAAAACTGATTTTTTTTGGATTAAAAGCAGATTAAGTTACGAGTGTAAATCTTGTAGAAAGCGAACTACATTACGAAGTGGAACCATCATGGAAAATTCCAATTTGTCCTTTCTAGTTTGGTATAAAGCGATGTTTTTGATGAGTGCAACAAAAAAAGGATTTTCTGCTAAAGAAATGCAAAGGCAATTAGGTTTGAAGCGCTATGAGCCAGTTTGGGCCATGATGCACAAATTGAGAAAAGCGATGGGAAAACGAGATGAAAGATACACTTTAGAGGGCATGATTGAAATGGATGAAGGGTATTTTACAGTTGAATCTAGAGAACTGGAACAAGAGAAAGGGATTCGTGGAAGAGGTGCAGTTGGAAAGCAAAATGTTGCAGTGATGGCGGAATCTACGCCATTAGAAAATATAGAAACGGGAGAGACATCGAAATCTTGTAGATATTTTAAAGCAATAGTATTAGAAGATCATACAGCAGAGGGAATTAATGAGACTATTAAAGAATCTTTGGCAGAATCCAGCATAGTTTTTACAGATCAAAGCACGTCATATGTTGATATATCACAACTTGTAGAAATTCATATTTCAGAAAAATCTTCGAAAGAAACTACAAAAGATACTTTGCGTTGGGTTCACATATTTATCAGTAATGCGAAAAGGAATTTATTAGGAAATTACCACAAAATAAAACGCAAAAACCTTCAACTTTATCTAAATGAGTTTGTTTATAAGTTAAATCGGAGATATTTTGAAGATAAACTGTTCGATAGACTTGTGCTAGCAAGCATTACAGGAGTATGA